The following are from one region of the Sandaracinus amylolyticus genome:
- a CDS encoding DUF1592 domain-containing protein, translated as MNALARRTLSPTPLLAALALPVVLSGCQGELFDGPAGPGGRDNPICRQAEGCAPAEELPSPASRFPRLSHHQYENTVRDLLRIDATDGITDAYLGDATSTTFDNNGNELYVGEALWGDYQRGAESLAERVTTDATALARIVPEGAGTDARRFVEGFGLRAHRRPLTADEVDGYVALFARGATAYPEMDTFAGGVRVVLEAMLQSPYFLYRVELSTERDGDVIPLSSYEIASRLSYALWDTMPDDALFEAARGDSLRGEEGIREQAARLLADDNAADTVAAFHYQLLDMTKYEDVSRSTMLFPEFTESMRASMVNETQSFVRHVIFEENGGFSRLMTAPYTFVDAELATVYGLDGTYDDAMERVDLDPAQRGGLLTQIGFLAAHSSSTDPDAIHRGVFVNHRILCAPLPPPPMMVPPLPADETGALTMRERIDAHTGPGTCGAGCHGTMINPIGFAFEHYDALGRWRDQDHGQPVDASAEYTFDGTIVDYEDAVALSGVIAEQPMAHRCYVRHWLEYAYGRPPSARDNPVLSRVGSASIQDDLSVQEILVELVASQGFRTRSTTELED; from the coding sequence ATGAACGCGCTCGCGCGACGCACGCTCTCACCAACGCCGCTGCTCGCCGCGCTCGCCCTACCTGTGGTCCTCTCGGGCTGCCAGGGCGAGCTCTTCGACGGTCCGGCGGGCCCTGGTGGACGCGACAACCCGATCTGTCGACAGGCGGAGGGCTGCGCTCCCGCGGAAGAGCTGCCCTCTCCCGCATCGCGCTTCCCGCGCCTCAGCCACCATCAGTACGAGAACACCGTCCGCGACCTCCTGCGCATCGACGCGACGGACGGCATCACCGACGCGTATCTCGGTGACGCGACCTCGACGACCTTCGACAACAACGGCAACGAGCTGTACGTCGGAGAGGCGCTCTGGGGCGATTACCAACGCGGCGCAGAATCGCTCGCCGAGCGAGTGACGACCGACGCGACCGCGCTCGCGCGCATCGTGCCGGAAGGCGCCGGCACCGACGCGCGGCGCTTCGTCGAGGGCTTCGGTCTCCGCGCGCATCGCCGGCCGCTCACCGCCGACGAGGTCGACGGCTACGTCGCGCTCTTCGCGCGCGGCGCGACGGCTTACCCGGAGATGGACACCTTCGCGGGCGGCGTGCGCGTCGTGCTCGAGGCGATGCTCCAGTCGCCGTACTTCCTCTATCGCGTCGAGCTCTCGACCGAGCGCGACGGCGACGTCATCCCGCTGAGCTCGTACGAGATCGCGTCGCGCCTCTCCTATGCGCTCTGGGACACGATGCCCGACGACGCGCTCTTCGAGGCGGCGCGCGGCGACTCGCTGCGCGGTGAAGAAGGCATCCGCGAGCAGGCTGCGCGTCTGCTCGCCGACGACAACGCGGCCGACACCGTCGCGGCGTTCCACTACCAGCTCCTCGACATGACGAAGTACGAGGACGTCTCGCGCTCGACGATGCTCTTCCCCGAGTTCACCGAGTCGATGCGCGCCTCGATGGTGAACGAGACGCAGTCGTTCGTGCGCCACGTGATCTTCGAGGAGAACGGCGGCTTCTCGCGCCTGATGACGGCGCCGTACACGTTCGTCGACGCGGAGCTCGCGACGGTCTACGGCCTCGACGGCACCTACGACGACGCGATGGAGCGCGTCGATCTCGACCCCGCGCAGCGCGGCGGTCTGCTCACGCAGATCGGGTTCCTCGCGGCGCACTCGTCGTCGACCGATCCCGACGCGATCCACCGCGGCGTGTTCGTGAACCACCGCATCCTCTGCGCGCCGCTGCCGCCGCCGCCGATGATGGTGCCCCCGCTCCCCGCCGACGAGACGGGCGCGCTCACGATGCGCGAGCGCATCGACGCGCACACCGGCCCGGGCACCTGCGGCGCGGGCTGCCACGGCACGATGATCAACCCGATCGGCTTCGCGTTCGAGCACTACGACGCGCTCGGCCGCTGGCGCGACCAGGACCACGGTCAGCCGGTCGACGCGAGCGCGGAGTACACGTTCGACGGCACGATCGTCGACTACGAAGACGCGGTCGCGCTCTCGGGCGTGATCGCCGAGCAGCCGATGGCCCACCGCTGCTACGTGCGGCACTGGCTCGAGTACGCGTACGGTCGTCCGCCCTCGGCGCGCGACAATCCCGTGCTCTCGCGCGTGGGCAGCGCGTCGATCCAGGACGATCTCTCCGTGCAGGAGATCCTCGTCGAGCTCGTCGCGAGCCAGGGCTTCCGCACCCGTTCCACCACCGAGCTCGAGGACTGA
- a CDS encoding DUF1552 domain-containing protein produces MRINRRKFLVGAAGATVALPALESWFGNRAMAGGEDRARFAVFVRAGNGVAQQWNDEPEQFWPRATGAITAATLRDQNADRATTELADYAPRLNLLKGIHRPFSTPTCGHSDSIVQCLTAAQINAGAGNAAQARGESADWRIARAMNPSGREPLTLMAGPGSAYIAEGLSWSAAGVRTSAERSPLNAYMRMMGLSSAPPEIQVRIAERRMSVNDLVRDQMQSVLGRTDISARDRRRLQQHFDAIRDTEIRMSCDLDESLVDAISAIDNPQANDVRPDVVRRHMDLVAFAFSCDINRAATIQVGEGNDQTQYEIGGSRLPRFHWISHRIYSDGSDGETIPNAVTLHHQVDRLHLQMFKYLLDRLDAYPSAYGGTLLDDSVAVWLNDLGNGPPHSGDKVPWLLAGSAGGFLRTGQYLDLGRVTINRVLNTIISAVGVRKDDGSLVDDFGDSSLTGGLIDQIVAT; encoded by the coding sequence ATGCGCATCAATCGCAGAAAGTTCCTGGTCGGCGCGGCCGGCGCGACGGTCGCGCTCCCCGCGCTGGAGTCGTGGTTCGGCAATCGTGCGATGGCGGGCGGCGAGGATCGCGCGCGCTTCGCGGTGTTCGTGCGCGCCGGCAACGGCGTCGCGCAGCAGTGGAACGACGAGCCCGAGCAGTTCTGGCCGCGCGCGACCGGCGCGATCACCGCGGCGACGCTGCGTGATCAGAACGCCGATCGCGCGACGACCGAGCTCGCCGACTACGCGCCGCGCCTGAACCTGCTGAAGGGCATCCACCGCCCGTTCAGCACGCCGACCTGCGGTCACTCCGACTCGATCGTGCAGTGCCTCACGGCGGCGCAGATCAACGCGGGCGCGGGCAACGCGGCGCAGGCGCGCGGTGAGTCGGCGGACTGGCGCATCGCGCGGGCGATGAACCCGAGCGGGCGCGAGCCGCTGACGCTGATGGCGGGCCCGGGCTCGGCGTACATCGCCGAGGGCCTGTCGTGGAGCGCGGCGGGCGTGCGCACGTCGGCCGAGCGATCGCCGCTCAACGCGTACATGCGCATGATGGGCCTCTCGTCGGCGCCGCCGGAGATCCAGGTGCGCATCGCCGAGCGCCGCATGAGCGTGAACGACCTCGTGCGCGATCAGATGCAGTCGGTGCTCGGGCGCACCGACATCAGCGCGCGCGATCGCCGCCGGCTCCAGCAGCACTTCGACGCGATCCGCGACACCGAGATCCGCATGAGCTGCGATCTCGACGAGAGCCTCGTCGACGCGATCAGCGCGATCGACAACCCGCAGGCGAACGACGTGCGACCCGACGTCGTGCGCCGCCACATGGACCTCGTCGCGTTCGCGTTCAGCTGCGACATCAACCGCGCCGCGACGATCCAGGTCGGCGAAGGCAACGATCAGACGCAGTACGAGATCGGCGGATCGCGCCTGCCGCGCTTCCACTGGATCTCGCACCGCATCTACTCGGACGGCTCGGACGGCGAGACGATCCCGAACGCGGTCACGCTGCACCACCAGGTCGACCGGCTGCACCTGCAGATGTTCAAGTACCTGCTCGACCGTCTCGACGCGTATCCGTCGGCGTACGGCGGCACGCTGCTCGACGACTCGGTCGCGGTGTGGCTGAACGACCTCGGCAACGGCCCGCCGCACAGCGGAGACAAGGTGCCGTGGCTCCTCGCGGGCAGCGCGGGCGGGTTCCTCCGCACCGGTCAGTACCTCGACCTCGGTCGCGTGACGATCAACCGCGTGCTCAACACGATCATCAGCGCGGTCGGCGTCCGGAAGGACGACGGCTCGCTGGTCGACGACTTCGGTGACTCGAGCCTGACCGGCGGCCTGATCGATCAGATCGTGGCGACGTGA
- a CDS encoding NYN domain-containing protein, which yields MTDRFDDAPNMAIFCDFENVAIGVRDAKYDEFDIDLVLERLLDKGKIVVKKAYADWERYKSAKRAMHEASFEMIEIPHVSYSGKNSADIRLVVDALDLCYVKQHVDVFVIVSGDSDFSPLVSKLRENNKRVIGLGVKNSSSDLLIENCDEFIYYDDLVRARRDAKAKQKSARPAKPAPSQAPRVSAPPAQAAPATAATSTSSTTSSDHGEKTPEQRQLEAMEMVLEIVEALFTDREGALWGSMVKQTMKRKRPNFSERFHGYRTFNDLLEDAVRRGLLDAHFDEKSGGYLITAFGPNA from the coding sequence GTGACCGACCGCTTCGACGACGCGCCGAACATGGCGATCTTCTGCGATTTCGAGAACGTCGCGATCGGCGTGCGCGACGCGAAGTACGACGAGTTCGACATCGACCTCGTGCTCGAGCGCCTTCTCGACAAGGGCAAGATCGTCGTCAAGAAAGCCTACGCCGACTGGGAGCGATACAAGTCCGCGAAGCGCGCCATGCACGAGGCGTCCTTCGAGATGATCGAGATCCCGCACGTCTCGTACTCGGGGAAGAACTCGGCCGACATCCGCCTCGTCGTGGACGCGCTCGACCTCTGTTACGTCAAGCAGCACGTCGACGTGTTCGTGATCGTCTCCGGCGACAGCGACTTCTCGCCGCTCGTCAGCAAGCTGCGCGAGAACAACAAGCGCGTGATCGGGCTCGGCGTGAAGAACTCGTCGAGCGATCTGCTGATCGAGAACTGCGACGAGTTCATCTACTACGACGACCTCGTGCGCGCGCGTCGCGACGCGAAGGCGAAGCAGAAGTCCGCACGCCCCGCGAAGCCCGCGCCCAGCCAGGCGCCGCGGGTCTCTGCGCCGCCGGCCCAGGCCGCGCCCGCGACGGCCGCGACCAGCACGTCGAGCACGACCTCGTCCGATCACGGCGAGAAGACGCCGGAGCAGCGACAGCTCGAGGCGATGGAGATGGTCCTCGAGATCGTCGAGGCGCTCTTCACGGATCGCGAGGGCGCGCTCTGGGGCTCGATGGTGAAGCAGACGATGAAGCGGAAGCGCCCGAATTTCTCCGAGCGCTTCCACGGCTATCGCACCTTCAACGATCTGCTCGAGGACGCGGTGCGCCGCGGGCTCCTCGACGCACACTTCGACGAGAAGTCCGGCGGCTATCTCATCACCGCGTTCGGCCCCAACGCCTGA
- a CDS encoding DEAD/DEAH box helicase family protein — protein sequence MRIDYDRGTLLLTAEPDQAAALPHVRWDPRVGRHRAPASAYAEIVAALRDVRFEDRARAPAPAPPPDLVLPELRPYQQAALDAWEAAGRRGIVVLPTGAGKTRLGAAAIARVSARTLVLAPTRVLVEQWLRTLAELGLGPLGQWGDGKHELAPITVATYEGALRAAPRLGACFELLVIDEVHHFGHGARDELLEMSIAPARIGLTATMSEDERARVRLEERVGPVVARSTTAELTGRWLAELQHVVLHLRLTRDEQHAYDAEKQTFHAVVDPILQARPGASWPEIVALARQTDAGVRALAALRAARRITTHAEAKRHALATLIERHRSERTLVFTEDNASAYDVARRHLIMPITCDIGRRERERAIAALREGHLRALVSARVLNEGVDVPAAEVAIIAGGALGAREHVQRVGRVLRPAPGKIAIVYELVVVGTSERRRAARRIAALGLSEERP from the coding sequence GTGCGCATCGACTACGACCGCGGCACCTTGCTCCTCACCGCCGAGCCGGACCAGGCCGCGGCGCTCCCCCACGTGCGATGGGACCCGCGGGTCGGTCGTCATCGTGCGCCCGCTTCGGCGTACGCCGAGATCGTCGCCGCGCTGCGCGACGTGCGCTTCGAGGATCGCGCCCGCGCGCCCGCGCCAGCTCCACCGCCCGATCTCGTCTTGCCCGAGCTGCGGCCTTATCAGCAAGCCGCGCTCGATGCGTGGGAGGCCGCGGGTCGGCGCGGCATCGTCGTGCTCCCGACCGGCGCGGGCAAGACGCGCCTGGGTGCTGCGGCGATCGCGCGCGTGTCGGCGCGCACGTTGGTGCTCGCGCCCACACGGGTGCTCGTGGAGCAGTGGCTGCGGACGCTCGCCGAGCTCGGCCTCGGGCCGCTGGGACAGTGGGGCGACGGCAAGCACGAGCTCGCGCCGATCACGGTCGCGACCTACGAGGGCGCGCTCCGCGCCGCGCCTCGCCTCGGCGCGTGCTTCGAGCTCCTGGTGATCGACGAGGTGCACCACTTCGGTCACGGCGCGCGCGACGAGCTGCTCGAGATGTCGATCGCGCCCGCGCGCATCGGGCTCACCGCGACGATGAGCGAGGACGAGCGCGCGCGCGTGCGCCTCGAGGAGCGCGTCGGCCCGGTGGTCGCGCGCTCGACCACGGCCGAGCTCACCGGGCGATGGCTCGCCGAGCTCCAGCACGTCGTGCTGCACCTGCGGCTCACCCGCGACGAGCAGCATGCGTACGACGCGGAGAAACAGACGTTCCACGCCGTCGTCGACCCGATCCTGCAGGCGCGTCCGGGCGCGAGCTGGCCCGAGATCGTCGCGCTCGCCCGGCAGACCGATGCGGGTGTGCGCGCGCTCGCGGCGCTTCGCGCGGCACGCCGGATCACCACGCACGCGGAGGCGAAGCGGCACGCGCTCGCGACCCTGATCGAGCGGCATCGATCCGAACGAACGCTGGTGTTCACCGAGGACAACGCGTCGGCGTACGACGTCGCGCGACGGCACCTGATCATGCCGATCACGTGCGACATCGGCCGCCGCGAGCGCGAGCGTGCGATCGCCGCGCTGCGCGAGGGGCACCTGCGCGCGCTCGTGTCGGCGCGCGTGCTCAACGAGGGCGTCGACGTGCCCGCCGCAGAGGTCGCGATCATCGCGGGCGGTGCGCTCGGTGCGCGCGAGCACGTGCAGCGGGTCGGGCGCGTGTTGCGCCCTGCGCCGGGAAAGATCGCGATCGTCTACGAGCTCGTCGTCGTGGGCACGTCGGAGCGCCGTCGCGCGGCGCGGCGCATCGCCGCGCTCGGGCTCTCGGAGGAGCGGCCGTGA
- a CDS encoding DUF790 family protein, translated as MSDLEASPRWLGPRDHRWLAALLAAYQRAEGRPVRELDEMLATPLAPPRRVKLARAVLDDLWSDRVGGEHDPEHVRAVVFRCATLEPSREAALEAASRELALPIAALEGALFADLPSERLLTAPRTVPSPADLAVRCNHALARGLLARASSVRLDVEGDPRDVVRACKRRGLVCVVHPEEHGARLEISGPLALFRATRVYGRALASLLAALAAVRRFRLRALVADESGPRSWIVRDRDPVFVDGMRAPALDSEVEDAFAKRFARLTVEWDLVRDPEPIRAGDVLVHPDFALVHRHDPRRRWLVEIVGYWTPEYLRAKVDRLRDAGITQLVLCVSDRLACAADEVPEGAAIVRFATRVDPRVVLATMGDPVVKKRKR; from the coding sequence GTGAGCGATCTCGAGGCCTCTCCGCGCTGGCTCGGCCCGCGCGATCATCGTTGGCTCGCCGCGTTGCTCGCGGCCTACCAGCGCGCGGAAGGACGCCCGGTGCGCGAGCTCGACGAGATGCTCGCGACGCCTCTCGCGCCGCCACGACGCGTGAAGCTCGCGCGTGCCGTGCTCGACGATCTCTGGTCGGATCGTGTCGGCGGCGAGCACGATCCCGAGCACGTTCGTGCGGTCGTGTTCCGATGCGCGACGCTCGAGCCATCGCGTGAGGCAGCGCTCGAGGCCGCGTCGCGCGAGCTCGCGCTGCCGATCGCGGCGCTCGAAGGAGCGCTCTTCGCCGACCTGCCGAGCGAACGTCTGCTCACGGCACCGCGCACCGTGCCGAGCCCGGCCGATCTCGCGGTGCGCTGCAACCACGCGCTCGCGCGAGGCCTGCTCGCGCGCGCATCGAGCGTGCGCCTCGACGTCGAGGGCGATCCGCGCGACGTGGTCCGGGCGTGCAAGCGCCGCGGCCTCGTGTGCGTCGTGCATCCCGAGGAGCACGGTGCACGGCTCGAGATCTCGGGGCCGCTCGCGCTCTTCCGGGCGACGCGCGTGTACGGCCGCGCGCTCGCGTCGCTGCTCGCTGCGCTCGCGGCGGTGCGTCGCTTTCGTCTGCGCGCGCTCGTCGCCGATGAGTCGGGCCCGCGGAGCTGGATCGTGCGGGATCGTGATCCGGTGTTCGTCGACGGGATGCGCGCGCCCGCGCTCGACAGCGAGGTCGAGGACGCGTTCGCGAAGCGCTTCGCGCGCCTCACCGTCGAATGGGATCTGGTGCGCGATCCCGAGCCGATCCGCGCGGGCGACGTGCTCGTGCATCCCGACTTCGCGCTGGTGCATCGGCACGATCCGCGGCGGCGCTGGCTCGTGGAGATCGTGGGCTACTGGACCCCGGAGTACCTGCGCGCGAAGGTCGATCGGCTGCGCGACGCAGGCATCACCCAGCTCGTGCTGTGCGTGAGCGATCGGCTCGCGTGCGCGGCCGACGAGGTGCCCGAGGGCGCTGCGATCGTCCGCTTCGCGACGCGCGTGGATCCCCGCGTGGTGCTCGCGACGATGGGCGACCCGGTCGTGAAGAAGAGGAAGCGGTGA
- a CDS encoding alpha/beta hydrolase has translation MPSPALEQLIAQLRALRPPDLETRGLDPLQVRLALETFSAAVTPGLDVREVDLMRELAPDDPRYHDEDAVFMPAEWIVPRGADPTQRLVYLHGGGYVAGSPRTHRGLVTRIARAANMVALVPDYRLAPEHRFPAALDDARLALAHAFDRGPDGEQAATRVVLAGDSAGGGLAIATLVAARDAGERLPARAAALSAWADLEACGESVVSRAGVDPMLPASLLKGWCRHYLGDVDPRHPLASPIHADLRGLPPLLLQVGDAEVLLDDSVRLAARAREAGVEVTLEIFDDLFHVFQAFAGALPEGRAAIATIGAFLRA, from the coding sequence ATGCCTTCTCCTGCGCTCGAACAGCTCATCGCCCAACTCCGCGCCCTGCGACCGCCGGATCTGGAGACCCGCGGCCTCGACCCGCTCCAGGTCCGGCTCGCTCTCGAGACGTTCTCCGCCGCGGTCACCCCGGGTCTCGACGTGCGCGAGGTCGATCTCATGCGCGAGCTCGCGCCCGACGATCCGCGCTACCACGACGAGGACGCGGTGTTCATGCCCGCCGAGTGGATCGTGCCCCGCGGCGCGGACCCGACGCAGCGCCTCGTCTATCTGCACGGCGGCGGCTACGTCGCCGGCTCGCCGCGCACCCATCGCGGCCTGGTCACGCGCATCGCGCGCGCCGCGAACATGGTCGCGCTGGTGCCCGACTACCGCCTCGCGCCCGAGCATCGCTTCCCGGCAGCGCTCGACGATGCACGGCTCGCCCTGGCGCACGCCTTCGATCGCGGCCCCGACGGAGAGCAGGCCGCGACGCGCGTCGTGCTCGCCGGGGACTCCGCGGGCGGCGGGCTCGCGATCGCGACGCTCGTCGCTGCGCGTGATGCCGGAGAGCGCCTTCCCGCGCGCGCCGCGGCGCTCTCCGCGTGGGCCGATCTCGAGGCATGCGGCGAGTCGGTGGTGTCGCGCGCGGGCGTCGATCCGATGTTGCCCGCATCGCTCCTCAAGGGCTGGTGTCGCCACTACCTCGGCGACGTCGATCCCCGGCATCCGCTCGCCTCGCCGATCCACGCGGACCTGCGCGGGCTGCCTCCGCTGCTGCTGCAGGTGGGCGATGCGGAAGTGCTGCTCGACGACTCGGTGCGTCTCGCCGCGCGCGCGAGAGAGGCCGGCGTCGAGGTGACGCTCGAGATCTTCGACGACCTCTTCCACGTGTTCCAGGCATTCGCCGGCGCGCTGCCCGAGGGGCGCGCCGCGATCGCGACGATCGGCGCGTTCCTGCGCGCCTGA
- a CDS encoding J domain-containing protein yields the protein MSELPAPMAQGDLAKTPFAHAVLYCHQRELTGTLVVWPESAESPPGQERIRFEKGALVAARLTQRAGALDRGLLPLFSRASGPYAFYADVDLVGSGDAVRTGRVDPMVLLAASLRGPSRDDVVESVLAGFGDIPVRLKPGVDLRRFELLPKESAFVEVIRAAPAPVRELAAQCELGETLGKRLLYLFAVTKSLEPYGGATTSTTSSPSSLRPSMPNAPASERPRTPVPPASASSSAARARKMLELELPPEPPAGLAPEHLALWRDVTRVLGEIDRQSYFEMLGITKDAGAEAVRKAYFGLVKKWHPDRVPGELATLKPFVERIFHQLTSAQDTLCDDKKRGNYTRVLSEGGGTPESERKLAAVLQAAMDHQKAEVLIRRRDFVGAIELLRGAIVMSPEDADAHATLGWAMFQAEPGVERAPEMLASVDTALALNSQSDRGHFYRAMILRRLGRENEAVAAFAQAAALNPKNLDAVREVRLAQMRGGGKIPDAQKSGPSMRPEAAKTQKPATQSGAGLFSKIFGKKD from the coding sequence ATGAGCGAGCTGCCGGCACCGATGGCCCAGGGCGATCTCGCGAAGACGCCCTTCGCGCACGCGGTGCTCTACTGCCATCAGCGCGAGCTGACGGGCACGCTCGTGGTGTGGCCCGAGAGCGCGGAGTCGCCGCCGGGCCAGGAGCGCATCCGCTTCGAGAAGGGCGCGCTGGTCGCGGCGCGCCTCACGCAGCGCGCGGGCGCGCTCGATCGCGGGCTCCTGCCGCTCTTCTCGCGCGCGTCGGGACCCTACGCGTTCTACGCGGACGTCGATCTCGTGGGCAGCGGCGACGCGGTGCGCACCGGGCGCGTCGATCCGATGGTGCTGCTCGCGGCGTCGCTGCGCGGGCCGTCGCGCGACGACGTGGTCGAGTCGGTGCTCGCAGGCTTCGGCGACATCCCGGTGCGTTTGAAGCCCGGCGTCGATCTCAGGCGCTTCGAGCTGCTGCCGAAGGAGAGCGCGTTCGTCGAGGTGATCCGCGCCGCACCGGCGCCGGTGCGTGAGCTCGCGGCGCAGTGCGAGCTCGGCGAGACGCTCGGCAAGCGCCTGCTCTATCTGTTCGCGGTCACCAAGAGCCTCGAGCCGTACGGCGGCGCCACGACGAGCACGACGTCGTCACCGAGCTCGCTGCGCCCCTCGATGCCCAACGCGCCCGCGAGTGAGCGACCGCGCACCCCGGTGCCCCCCGCGAGCGCGAGCTCGTCGGCGGCGCGCGCGCGGAAGATGCTCGAGCTCGAGCTCCCGCCCGAGCCTCCCGCGGGCCTCGCGCCCGAGCACCTCGCGCTCTGGCGCGACGTCACGCGCGTGCTCGGCGAGATCGATCGTCAGAGCTACTTCGAGATGCTCGGCATCACGAAGGACGCCGGCGCGGAGGCGGTGCGCAAGGCGTACTTCGGTCTCGTCAAGAAGTGGCACCCCGATCGGGTGCCGGGCGAGCTCGCGACGCTGAAGCCGTTCGTCGAGCGCATCTTCCACCAGCTCACGTCGGCGCAGGACACGCTCTGCGACGACAAGAAGCGCGGCAACTACACGCGCGTGCTCTCGGAGGGCGGAGGCACGCCGGAGTCGGAGCGCAAGCTCGCGGCCGTCCTCCAGGCCGCGATGGACCACCAGAAGGCGGAGGTGTTGATCCGCCGTCGCGACTTCGTGGGCGCGATCGAGCTGCTCCGCGGCGCGATCGTGATGAGCCCCGAGGACGCGGATGCGCACGCCACGCTCGGCTGGGCGATGTTCCAGGCCGAGCCCGGGGTCGAGCGCGCGCCCGAGATGCTCGCGTCGGTCGACACCGCGCTCGCGCTGAACTCCCAGAGCGATCGTGGGCACTTCTACCGCGCGATGATCCTCCGTCGCCTCGGCCGCGAGAACGAGGCGGTCGCCGCGTTCGCCCAGGCCGCGGCGCTGAACCCGAAGAACCTCGACGCGGTGCGCGAGGTGCGCCTCGCCCAGATGCGCGGCGGCGGCAAGATCCCCGACGCGCAGAAGAGCGGCCCGTCCATGCGCCCCGAGGCGGCCAAGACGCAGAAGCCCGCGACGCAGAGCGGCGCGGGCCTCTTCTCGAAGATCTTCGGAAAGAAGGACTAG
- the cysS gene encoding cysteine--tRNA ligase has translation MALVLYNTLTSKKEPFAPQDPSNARIYVCGPTVYDLSHLGHARCYVVYDVLVRHLRARGQTLTYVRNVTDIDDKILARSRQNGETPATLSARMTDAFLEDMDALRNVRPDIEPRVSEHLTEIVALIEKLIEKGAAYAKDGDVYFRVHAFPEYGKLSHRSLEALASGASGRVDESETRKKEDPADFALWKGAPDDEWGWSSPWGHGRPGWHIECSAMSMKHLGETLDLHGGGLDLVFPHHENEIAQSEAATHKPFAKHWMHNGFVEVEKTKMSKSLGNFFTARTLFERHEPEAIRFAMLTVHYRSPLNLDWTLDDAGNVTGFPLFEDAEKRVEYVYTTRQRLASIDPARIVATGEIPEAIARFPQELAGALDDDLNSAIAIATASEMLKQVNELVEQSKRKKGTVARGAIEAAERALAALDTELGIGGQDANAVLLRIRQRRANARGITEAQVEEKIRDRRAARDAKDFARADALRDELVTMGVELMDGPTGTTWRIP, from the coding sequence ATGGCCCTCGTCCTCTACAACACGCTCACGTCGAAGAAGGAGCCCTTCGCTCCCCAGGATCCGTCGAACGCGCGGATCTACGTGTGCGGCCCGACCGTCTACGATCTCTCGCACCTGGGCCACGCTCGCTGCTACGTCGTCTACGACGTGCTCGTGCGTCACCTGCGCGCGCGCGGACAGACCCTCACCTACGTCCGCAACGTCACCGACATCGACGACAAGATCCTCGCGCGCAGCCGCCAGAACGGCGAGACGCCCGCGACGCTCAGCGCGCGCATGACCGATGCGTTCCTCGAGGACATGGACGCGCTGCGCAACGTGCGCCCCGACATCGAGCCGCGGGTCAGCGAGCACCTCACCGAGATCGTCGCGCTGATCGAGAAGCTCATCGAGAAGGGCGCCGCGTACGCGAAGGACGGCGACGTCTACTTCCGCGTCCATGCGTTCCCCGAGTACGGCAAGCTCTCGCACCGCTCGCTCGAAGCGCTCGCGTCGGGCGCGAGCGGCCGCGTCGACGAGAGCGAGACGCGCAAGAAGGAAGACCCGGCGGACTTCGCGCTGTGGAAGGGCGCGCCCGACGACGAGTGGGGCTGGTCGAGCCCGTGGGGCCACGGCCGTCCGGGCTGGCACATCGAGTGTTCCGCGATGTCGATGAAGCACCTCGGCGAGACGCTCGATCTCCACGGCGGCGGGCTCGATCTCGTGTTCCCGCACCACGAGAACGAGATCGCGCAGAGCGAGGCCGCGACCCACAAGCCGTTCGCGAAGCACTGGATGCACAACGGCTTCGTCGAGGTCGAGAAGACCAAGATGAGCAAGAGCCTCGGCAACTTCTTCACGGCGCGCACGCTCTTCGAGCGGCACGAGCCCGAGGCGATCCGCTTCGCGATGCTGACGGTGCACTACCGCAGCCCGCTGAACCTCGACTGGACGCTCGACGACGCGGGGAACGTCACCGGCTTCCCGCTCTTCGAGGACGCGGAGAAGCGCGTCGAGTACGTGTACACGACGCGGCAGCGGCTCGCGTCGATCGACCCCGCGCGCATCGTCGCGACCGGCGAGATCCCCGAGGCGATCGCGCGCTTCCCGCAGGAGCTCGCGGGCGCGCTCGACGACGATCTGAACAGCGCGATCGCGATCGCGACCGCGAGCGAGATGCTCAAGCAGGTCAACGAGCTCGTCGAGCAGAGCAAACGCAAGAAGGGCACGGTTGCGCGTGGCGCAATCGAGGCCGCGGAGCGTGCGCTCGCCGCGCTCGACACCGAGCTCGGCATCGGCGGTCAGGACGCGAACGCTGTCCTGCTGCGCATCCGCCAGCGCCGCGCGAACGCGCGCGGGATCACCGAGGCGCAGGTCGAGGAGAAGATCCGCGACCGCCGCGCGGCGCGTGACGCGAAGGACTTCGCGCGCGCCGATGCCCTCCGCGACGAGCTCGTGACGATGGGGGTCGAGCTCATGGACGGCCCGACGGGGACGACCTGGCGCATCCCCTGA